In Edaphobacter paludis, a single window of DNA contains:
- the argB gene encoding acetylglutamate kinase produces the protein MRFVIKLGGAALENKEILHGCGKAIADLVADGNQVAVVHGGGVQLTRTLALMGKKSEFISGLRVTDAETRDAAIMVLAGRVNKSLVAAIGSHGQAAVGLSGGDGHVFRARKKKTNPDLGFVGEIAGTDSRWLEAIWTMGAVPVISSIALGFDGEYYNINADEMAAACAICTHADTLVFLTDVPGVKGADGNVMRWLTLSQIPALEKQQVVSGGMLPKLNACRNALTHGVKRVRILPAESAALLPDLCSTRVNDGTEVMVA, from the coding sequence GTGAGATTTGTCATCAAACTAGGCGGTGCGGCCCTTGAAAACAAGGAGATTCTGCATGGCTGCGGCAAGGCAATTGCCGACCTCGTAGCCGATGGAAACCAGGTTGCCGTCGTCCACGGCGGCGGCGTTCAACTCACGCGTACCCTGGCGCTGATGGGCAAGAAGAGCGAGTTCATCTCCGGCCTGCGCGTCACCGACGCCGAAACCCGCGACGCCGCAATCATGGTTCTCGCCGGCCGCGTCAACAAGTCGCTGGTCGCAGCCATCGGATCGCACGGTCAGGCCGCAGTCGGCCTCTCCGGCGGTGACGGCCACGTCTTTCGCGCGCGCAAGAAGAAGACGAACCCTGACCTCGGCTTTGTAGGCGAGATCGCAGGAACCGACTCCCGTTGGCTCGAAGCCATCTGGACCATGGGCGCAGTTCCCGTCATCTCGTCCATTGCCCTGGGCTTCGATGGCGAGTACTACAACATCAACGCCGATGAGATGGCCGCTGCCTGCGCCATCTGTACCCACGCCGACACCCTTGTCTTTCTTACCGATGTCCCCGGCGTCAAAGGAGCGGACGGAAATGTCATGCGATGGCTCACCCTGTCGCAGATTCCCGCGCTCGAAAAGCAGCAGGTCGTCTCCGGCGGTATGTTGCCAAAACTCAACGCCTGCCGCAACGCCCTGACGCACGGCGTCAAACGTGTACGTATTCTGCCTGCGGAGTCCGCAGCACTGCTGCCCGATCTCTGCTCGACCCGGGTCAACGATGGAACGGAGGTAATGGTCGCATGA
- a CDS encoding aspartate aminotransferase family protein yields the protein MKLASIQAAEKKLLLQTYERNPYLFVGGQGVYLHDEEGHDFLDLLSGIGVSALGYGHPAIEAAIQDQSKRLLHTSNLFYHEGTANLALRLTEISGLDRVFFCNSGTEAWEAALKLARSHARLLREKGRKIGTTFLAMEHSFHGRTMGSVATTHKEKYREPFAPVMPGVEFVRFNDIADLRAKFSQDICGICIEPLQGEGGIHPVSQEFFAAARELCDSTGALLLADEIQSGLGRTGKWFAYQHYGILPDITTLAKPIAGGIPMGAMLCTDEAALGFTPGQHGTTFGGGPLACAVAIAVLDTMQRENMLKHIHDIGEFFKSKLQTLATHHDCIVDVRGMGLMLGIELNSAELAKQVAAKMMERRIIINRTSETVLRFLPPYILERKHVEIAINALDEILKDLAATYAGTASAGEKSHG from the coding sequence ATGAAGCTGGCATCCATACAGGCCGCGGAGAAAAAACTACTTCTCCAAACCTATGAGCGTAATCCCTATCTCTTCGTCGGCGGACAGGGCGTCTACCTGCACGATGAAGAAGGTCACGATTTTCTCGACCTGTTGAGCGGCATCGGCGTCTCCGCGCTCGGCTATGGGCATCCCGCCATCGAAGCGGCCATTCAGGACCAGAGCAAGCGCCTGCTGCACACGTCGAACCTCTTCTACCACGAGGGAACGGCGAACCTCGCGCTCCGTCTGACCGAGATCAGCGGCCTCGATCGCGTCTTCTTCTGCAACAGTGGTACGGAGGCATGGGAGGCCGCGCTGAAGCTCGCCCGCTCCCACGCGCGTCTGCTGCGCGAAAAGGGCCGGAAGATCGGCACAACGTTTCTGGCCATGGAACACAGCTTCCACGGACGCACCATGGGCTCGGTTGCGACAACGCACAAGGAAAAATATCGCGAGCCCTTTGCCCCGGTCATGCCTGGCGTCGAGTTCGTGCGCTTCAATGACATCGCCGATCTGCGCGCAAAGTTCTCACAGGACATCTGCGGCATCTGCATCGAGCCGCTTCAGGGCGAAGGCGGCATTCATCCCGTCTCACAGGAGTTCTTCGCCGCGGCACGCGAGCTCTGCGACTCCACCGGAGCCTTGCTGCTCGCCGACGAGATCCAGAGCGGCCTCGGTCGCACCGGAAAGTGGTTTGCCTATCAGCATTACGGCATCCTGCCCGACATCACCACGCTCGCCAAGCCCATCGCGGGCGGCATCCCCATGGGAGCGATGCTCTGCACCGACGAAGCCGCACTCGGCTTCACTCCCGGCCAGCACGGCACGACCTTCGGCGGTGGTCCCCTCGCCTGCGCCGTCGCCATTGCCGTTCTCGACACGATGCAGCGCGAGAACATGCTGAAACACATCCATGACATCGGAGAGTTTTTCAAATCAAAGCTGCAGACGCTGGCGACACATCATGACTGCATCGTCGACGTTCGCGGCATGGGCCTGATGCTTGGCATCGAACTCAATTCCGCCGAGTTGGCAAAGCAGGTGGCCGCAAAGATGATGGAACGCCGCATCATTATCAACCGCACCAGCGAGACGGTGCTTCGCTTCCTGCCGCCATACATCCTCGAACGGAAGCATGTCGAGATCGCCATCAACGCGCTCGACGAAATCTTGAAAGATCTTGCAGCAACATACGCCGGAACCGCATCGGCAGGAGAAAAATCCCATGGGTAG
- the argF gene encoding ornithine carbamoyltransferase, with protein MGSKTVIMNPKPAEGEEISPRKPTATLGIQSDTAFSEAVRRLCGRDLCSIADLTVQEVAAIMELSHAVKANPEDFRHALDARQMVMFFEKASLRTRVTFEAAINTLGGNAIFVDQTQSPLGERESLSDMARNLERWMNILVLRTYSHETITEMAACSKVPVINALSDLEHPCQAIADFFTLEERFGSAQGLRFAYVGDGNNVCHSLMLTAAQLGAHCIVASPKGFAPKLEIIHKAIEISESTGGSITLMHDPIKAVTGADAVYTDVCTSMGFEHEATKRAPIFKPYQVNEELMSHAQPDAVFMHCLPAHRNAEVTDAVLDGPQSVVFDQAENRMHAQKALLLMLLGGAKRTTHSRSRSTQPRKRS; from the coding sequence ATGGGTAGCAAAACTGTAATCATGAATCCGAAGCCCGCGGAGGGCGAAGAGATTTCGCCGCGTAAGCCGACAGCAACTCTGGGCATCCAGTCCGACACCGCCTTCAGCGAAGCGGTCAGACGCCTCTGTGGTCGCGACCTCTGTTCCATCGCCGATCTCACCGTGCAGGAGGTAGCTGCGATCATGGAGCTCTCCCATGCGGTCAAGGCCAATCCGGAAGACTTCCGGCACGCGCTCGACGCCCGCCAGATGGTGATGTTCTTCGAGAAGGCCTCGCTGCGGACACGCGTGACCTTTGAAGCCGCCATCAATACCCTCGGCGGCAATGCCATCTTCGTCGACCAGACGCAGTCCCCTCTCGGCGAACGCGAATCGCTCTCCGACATGGCCCGCAATCTCGAGCGCTGGATGAATATTCTCGTGCTTCGTACCTACTCGCACGAGACCATCACCGAGATGGCTGCCTGCTCGAAGGTTCCCGTCATCAATGCGCTATCGGACCTCGAACATCCCTGCCAGGCTATCGCCGATTTCTTCACCCTTGAAGAGCGCTTCGGTTCAGCCCAGGGGCTTCGCTTTGCTTATGTCGGCGATGGAAACAACGTCTGCCACTCGCTCATGCTGACCGCCGCACAACTTGGCGCGCACTGCATCGTGGCTTCGCCAAAGGGCTTCGCGCCCAAGCTCGAGATCATTCACAAGGCCATCGAGATCAGCGAATCGACCGGCGGCAGCATCACCTTGATGCACGATCCGATCAAAGCAGTCACTGGCGCCGATGCCGTCTATACCGACGTGTGCACCAGCATGGGCTTTGAGCACGAAGCCACCAAGCGCGCACCCATCTTCAAGCCCTACCAGGTCAACGAAGAGCTGATGTCTCACGCCCAGCCGGATGCGGTCTTCATGCATTGCCTCCCCGCGCACCGCAACGCCGAGGTCACCGACGCTGTGCTCGACGGTCCGCAGTCTGTCGTCTTCGATCAGGCAGAGAACCGTATGCACGCGCAGAAAGCGCTTCTGCTGATGCTGCTTGGCGGCGCCAAACGGACCACTCACAGCCGCAGCCGATCCACCCAGCCCCGCAAACGTTCTTAA
- the argG gene encoding argininosuccinate synthase: protein MSVILESLPVGQKVGIAFSGGLDTSAALHWMKQKGALPYAYTANLGQPDEADYDEIPRKALEYGAEKARLIDCRGPLVREGIAALQAGAFHITTAGVTYFNTTPIGRAVTGTMLVTAMKEDDVNIWGDGSTFKGNDIERFYRYGLLVNPNLKVYKPWLDAAFIDELGGRAEMSAFMQKSGFAYKMSSEKAYSTDSNILGGTHEAKDLEHLSTSMKIVAPIMGVAFWRDDVEIKREEITIRFEEGFPIALNGKDYADPVALMLEANAIGGRHGLGMSDQIENRIIEAKSRGIYESPGLALLFIAYERLITGIHNEDTIEQYRDNGRKLGRLLYQGRWFDPQAIMLREAAQRWVAKPVTGEVTLELRRGNDYTILNTDSPNLTFHPERLSMEKTESSFSPRDRIGQLTMRNLDITDTRAKLMTYAQTGLITLSKGSEMPQLNSSTEDKK, encoded by the coding sequence ATGTCCGTAATTCTCGAATCCCTGCCCGTCGGCCAGAAGGTGGGTATAGCCTTCTCCGGCGGCCTGGACACCAGCGCGGCCCTCCACTGGATGAAGCAGAAGGGCGCTCTGCCCTACGCCTACACCGCCAACCTCGGCCAGCCCGACGAAGCCGACTACGACGAGATCCCCCGCAAGGCGCTCGAGTATGGCGCTGAGAAGGCCCGCCTCATCGACTGCCGCGGTCCGCTCGTGCGCGAAGGCATCGCCGCCCTCCAGGCGGGCGCGTTCCACATCACCACCGCGGGCGTCACCTACTTCAACACCACACCCATCGGCCGGGCCGTAACCGGAACGATGTTGGTGACGGCAATGAAGGAAGACGACGTCAACATCTGGGGCGACGGCTCCACCTTTAAGGGCAACGACATCGAGCGCTTCTATCGCTACGGCCTGCTCGTCAACCCCAACCTCAAGGTCTACAAGCCTTGGCTCGACGCCGCCTTTATCGACGAGCTGGGTGGCCGCGCCGAGATGTCGGCCTTCATGCAGAAGTCCGGCTTCGCCTACAAGATGTCCTCCGAGAAGGCCTACTCGACCGACTCAAACATCCTAGGCGGCACGCACGAAGCCAAGGACCTCGAGCATCTCTCGACCAGCATGAAGATCGTTGCTCCCATCATGGGCGTCGCCTTCTGGCGCGACGACGTTGAGATCAAGCGCGAAGAGATCACCATCCGTTTCGAGGAAGGCTTCCCCATCGCCCTCAACGGTAAGGACTATGCCGACCCCGTCGCCCTGATGCTCGAAGCCAACGCCATCGGCGGCCGTCACGGCCTCGGCATGAGCGACCAGATCGAAAACCGCATCATCGAGGCCAAGAGCCGTGGCATCTACGAGTCCCCCGGCCTCGCTCTGCTCTTCATCGCCTACGAGCGCCTCATTACCGGCATCCACAACGAGGACACCATCGAGCAGTACCGCGACAACGGCCGCAAACTCGGCCGCCTCCTCTATCAGGGCCGCTGGTTCGATCCTCAGGCCATCATGCTGCGCGAAGCCGCCCAGCGCTGGGTCGCCAAGCCCGTCACCGGCGAGGTCACGCTTGAGCTGCGCCGCGGCAACGACTACACCATCCTGAATACCGACTCGCCCAACCTCACCTTCCACCCCGAGCGCCTCAGCATGGAGAAGACCGAATCCAGCTTCTCCCCACGCGACCGCATCGGCCAGCTCACCATGCGCAACCTCGACATCACCGACACCCGCGCCAAGCTGATGACCTACGCCCAAACCGGCCTCATCACCCTAAGCAAAGGCTCCGAGATGCCCCAACTCAATAGTTCCACAGAGGACAAAAAGTAA
- a CDS encoding GIY-YIG nuclease family protein, with translation MKRRDDYEFFVYILSNRSHVLYIGVTNDLRVRVTQHRRQTPGSFTARYKITRLVYFERYQYINNAIAREKELKHWTRAQKIALIESTNPTWEELLADESLPQQTPCNADSLRE, from the coding sequence GTGAAAAGACGCGACGACTACGAGTTCTTCGTCTACATCCTCTCCAATCGCTCGCACGTTCTCTACATTGGAGTCACGAACGACCTCCGCGTCCGCGTCACTCAGCACCGCAGGCAAACACCGGGCAGCTTTACCGCCCGCTACAAAATTACTCGGCTCGTATATTTCGAGCGCTACCAGTACATCAACAACGCGATCGCTCGCGAAAAGGAACTCAAACACTGGACACGAGCGCAGAAGATCGCGCTGATTGAATCAACGAACCCGACCTGGGAAGAACTGTTGGCCGATGAGTCATTGCCTCAACAGACGCCTTGCAACGCAGATTCCCTTCGGGAATGA
- the argH gene encoding argininosuccinate lyase, giving the protein MPNEQQPAKMWSGRFREPLNKTFEEWQRSFPFDWRLLPQEVAASKAHARAIAAAGILTDAELATMLDGLDQVLAQTTLTPAVVAEAPEAEDIHHFTELQLTKVIGDLALKLHTGRSRNEQIATDMRLFVRDAIDATLTGLREWRSSLIDLAESAGEAVMPSYTHLQRAEPVLVAHWLLTYVSQLERDSSRLVDARKRMNLCPLGSGAIAGATLALDRTIAAKALGFDGPTPNSMDATSDRDFALEFTQALATLGIHISRFAEELTLYSTAEFGFLDLPEAFSTGSSAMPQKKNPDLTELIRGKSGRLLGAATTLATLIKGLPLAYNKDLQEGQEPVFDAADTIAGMLSVLPPFTSSLRFRYDRMQAAATTGYLNAMAAATYLTHKGVPFRKAHEKIGNAVRFGLETGRELGDLTLDELRKFGEEFSEDFYESITLEATLDCHDVIGGTARHRVSQALADARERLKVEAGKVGDSRYVSV; this is encoded by the coding sequence ATGCCGAACGAACAACAACCCGCAAAGATGTGGTCCGGCCGCTTCCGCGAGCCACTCAACAAGACCTTCGAAGAGTGGCAGCGCTCGTTTCCCTTTGACTGGCGTCTCCTCCCGCAGGAGGTCGCCGCCTCCAAGGCCCACGCTCGCGCCATCGCCGCCGCAGGCATCCTCACCGATGCCGAACTGGCCACCATGCTCGACGGTCTGGACCAAGTCCTCGCCCAAACCACCCTCACCCCAGCAGTCGTCGCTGAGGCACCCGAGGCCGAGGACATCCACCACTTTACCGAGCTTCAGCTCACAAAGGTCATCGGCGACCTCGCCCTCAAGCTCCACACCGGCCGCAGCCGCAATGAACAGATCGCCACCGACATGCGCCTCTTCGTGCGCGACGCCATCGACGCCACCCTCACCGGCCTGCGCGAATGGCGTTCCAGCCTCATCGACCTCGCCGAGAGCGCAGGCGAAGCCGTCATGCCCAGCTACACCCACCTCCAGCGCGCCGAGCCCGTCCTCGTAGCCCACTGGCTGCTCACCTATGTCAGCCAGCTCGAGCGCGACTCCAGCCGCCTCGTCGACGCTCGCAAGCGCATGAACCTCTGCCCTCTCGGCTCCGGAGCCATCGCCGGAGCTACGCTCGCTCTCGACCGCACCATCGCCGCAAAGGCCCTCGGCTTCGACGGCCCCACGCCCAACAGCATGGACGCCACCAGCGACCGCGATTTCGCCCTCGAGTTCACCCAGGCCCTCGCCACTCTCGGCATCCACATCTCGCGCTTCGCCGAAGAACTCACCCTCTACTCCACCGCCGAGTTCGGCTTCCTCGACCTGCCCGAAGCCTTCTCCACCGGCAGCTCCGCCATGCCGCAGAAGAAGAACCCCGACCTCACCGAACTCATCCGCGGCAAGTCCGGCCGCCTGCTCGGTGCGGCAACCACCCTCGCTACGCTCATCAAGGGTCTGCCTCTCGCCTACAACAAAGACCTCCAGGAAGGACAGGAGCCGGTCTTCGACGCAGCCGATACCATCGCCGGCATGCTCAGCGTCCTACCTCCCTTTACCAGCTCGCTACGCTTCCGCTACGACCGCATGCAAGCAGCCGCAACTACCGGCTATCTCAACGCCATGGCCGCCGCGACGTATCTCACCCACAAAGGTGTTCCCTTCCGCAAGGCGCACGAGAAGATCGGCAACGCGGTTCGTTTTGGTCTGGAGACCGGGCGCGAACTAGGTGACCTGACGCTGGATGAACTGAGAAAATTTGGCGAGGAGTTCAGCGAAGACTTCTACGAATCAATTACCCTAGAAGCAACGCTGGACTGCCATGACGTCATCGGCGGTACAGCGCGGCACCGGGTCAGCCAGGCCCTCGCGGATGCTCGCGAGCGCCTCAAGGTTGAAGCCGGAAAGGTTGGAGACAGTCGTTATGTCAGTGTTTAG
- a CDS encoding GNAT family N-acetyltransferase, whose protein sequence is MSVFSPLSPVSESTSSSRPRVGGATVRTAKLQDAVNIYDLVNSLSGDGTLLRRNYSEICENVRDFKVAESESGIFLGCGALHLYGPHLAEVRSIVVKPEAKGQGAGGKLLRALLEEAENQGVSGVSLFTRIPDFFFHFGFRVVDRTALPDKIYKDCQNCPRLYACDEVAMVRGSLPKIAVLGPSKFDQPELVKLQAGSLTSNSGH, encoded by the coding sequence ATGTCAGTGTTTAGTCCGCTCTCGCCAGTAAGTGAGTCGACTTCATCATCGCGCCCTCGTGTGGGCGGAGCGACGGTGCGTACGGCCAAGCTGCAGGATGCGGTGAACATCTACGATCTGGTGAACTCGCTCTCTGGTGACGGCACGCTGCTGCGCCGCAACTACTCCGAGATCTGCGAGAACGTCAGGGACTTCAAAGTTGCTGAGTCCGAGAGTGGCATCTTTCTGGGCTGTGGTGCGCTGCATCTGTATGGCCCGCACTTAGCCGAGGTACGGTCCATTGTCGTGAAGCCCGAGGCCAAGGGTCAGGGCGCAGGGGGCAAGCTACTGCGCGCGCTGCTCGAAGAGGCAGAGAACCAGGGCGTAAGTGGCGTAAGCCTGTTTACCCGGATTCCCGACTTCTTCTTTCACTTCGGCTTCCGTGTAGTCGACCGCACCGCTCTCCCGGACAAGATCTACAAGGACTGCCAGAACTGCCCGCGCCTTTACGCGTGCGATGAAGTGGCAATGGTGCGTGGTTCTCTGCCGAAGATCGCGGTCCTTGGCCCGAGCAAGTTCGACCAGCCTGAACTGGTCAAGTTGCAGGCTGGCTCGCTCACTTCTAACTCCGGACATTAG
- a CDS encoding EAL domain-containing protein, producing MKARVSPRLRTWKIGLLAVASGLMLTEFLRLAQCGYLGTVVGVTLAMGGTMFALGFLWRGQEREIRRKATEEAQSKFLAAAETSMDAFVIFECVRDLSDKITDFRFQYVNANFERMMGKRRSELLGQLRSEITSVPQNSMLFERLCVVATTGEPMCEEFLIVDPAIKATWLRLQVTRLGDGLAMTCCDISGIKSVQERYKHLLEFTDSVFQNAPFSIVATDLQGTITAMNVAAEKLTGYSRDELVGKAPLTILHDETELLARSGNSDSVKSESDGFHLLTSTAVLGEMEEQEWTLVRRDGSRIPISLAMRAVKSDTGDVTGFVGITVDITERQQMLNYVTHLATHDPLTGLMGRALLRDKTMEAVERARRFGTKVAVFMVDLDHFKRINDSLGHTSGDQILVEGANRLRRSVRSTDIVARAGGDEFVVVMPDITSVADVDLCAANLVLKLSPEIFVDDHLVKVTASVGVCIYPDFASDVKHLFKRADAAMYVAKESGRNQHQIFSEDMLKETADRLMLEHALRHAIANGEMEMHYQPQVSLTTGAITGMEALLRWTHPRLGKISPAQFIPLAEETGLIVSIGEWAFMRSCCEGKALQDELGMDLTISVNLSPRQFQQKNLVQVIEHCLAKSGLAASDLEIEITEGILMVNSHDNLDKLQKIRELGVRISIDDFGTGFCSFSYLLQYQVDRLKIDQSFVRQAETDINAASVVRTIIAMSHGLNIKVVAEGVETDEQLRFLLRKKCDEAQGNFLGLPVAARDFAAAARLYGSNMGSLQGLEVR from the coding sequence TTGAAGGCTCGGGTTTCCCCGCGACTGCGGACTTGGAAGATTGGACTGCTCGCAGTGGCATCGGGCCTGATGTTGACGGAGTTCCTGCGCTTAGCTCAATGCGGTTATTTGGGCACGGTCGTCGGAGTCACCCTCGCAATGGGTGGAACGATGTTCGCCCTGGGATTTCTATGGCGTGGGCAAGAACGCGAAATCCGGCGCAAAGCAACTGAAGAAGCACAATCGAAATTCCTGGCTGCAGCCGAGACCAGTATGGATGCGTTCGTCATCTTCGAATGTGTCCGGGATCTCTCAGACAAGATCACGGACTTCCGGTTCCAATACGTAAACGCTAACTTCGAACGAATGATGGGTAAGCGGAGATCGGAGCTGCTGGGCCAGTTGCGGTCCGAGATCACCTCCGTTCCGCAAAACAGCATGCTGTTCGAGCGGCTGTGTGTCGTTGCAACGACCGGCGAGCCAATGTGCGAAGAGTTTCTGATTGTAGATCCCGCCATCAAAGCCACATGGCTGCGGCTTCAGGTCACCCGCCTGGGAGATGGTCTGGCCATGACCTGCTGCGACATCAGCGGCATCAAGTCGGTGCAGGAGCGGTACAAACATCTGCTCGAGTTCACCGATTCCGTCTTCCAGAATGCCCCGTTCAGCATTGTCGCCACCGATCTGCAGGGAACCATTACAGCCATGAATGTTGCAGCGGAGAAGCTCACGGGCTATAGCCGTGATGAGCTGGTAGGCAAAGCTCCGCTGACGATACTGCACGACGAGACGGAGTTGCTCGCAAGATCGGGCAACAGCGATTCCGTAAAGTCAGAGAGCGACGGCTTCCATCTTTTAACCTCTACGGCTGTCCTGGGCGAAATGGAAGAGCAGGAGTGGACGCTCGTGCGCCGGGACGGGTCACGCATCCCGATCAGCCTCGCGATGAGGGCAGTGAAATCTGACACGGGCGATGTGACAGGTTTTGTCGGCATCACGGTGGACATCACGGAACGCCAACAGATGCTGAACTATGTGACGCATCTGGCGACCCACGACCCACTGACAGGACTGATGGGCCGGGCGCTGCTCCGAGATAAAACAATGGAAGCGGTAGAGCGGGCGCGGCGCTTTGGAACCAAGGTCGCCGTCTTCATGGTCGACCTGGATCACTTCAAACGCATCAACGACTCGCTGGGACATACTTCAGGAGACCAGATTCTAGTGGAGGGAGCCAATCGCCTTCGCCGGTCGGTGCGCAGCACCGACATCGTGGCGCGGGCCGGCGGCGACGAGTTCGTCGTGGTGATGCCGGACATCACCAGTGTTGCCGACGTGGACCTTTGCGCCGCCAACCTGGTGCTCAAACTGTCGCCCGAGATCTTCGTCGATGACCACCTGGTAAAAGTGACAGCGAGCGTAGGCGTCTGCATCTATCCCGACTTTGCGTCCGATGTAAAACATCTTTTCAAACGCGCCGATGCGGCGATGTATGTAGCCAAGGAGAGCGGCCGCAACCAGCACCAGATCTTCAGCGAAGACATGCTGAAGGAGACCGCGGACCGGCTGATGTTAGAGCATGCGCTGCGTCACGCAATTGCAAATGGTGAAATGGAAATGCACTACCAGCCACAGGTCTCCCTGACGACCGGGGCCATCACCGGTATGGAAGCGCTGCTGCGATGGACCCATCCGCGACTGGGCAAGATCTCTCCCGCCCAGTTCATCCCGCTGGCGGAAGAGACCGGACTGATCGTGTCCATTGGCGAATGGGCATTTATGAGGTCCTGCTGCGAGGGCAAGGCGCTGCAGGATGAACTCGGAATGGATTTGACCATATCGGTCAATCTATCGCCCCGTCAGTTTCAGCAGAAGAATCTGGTCCAGGTAATCGAACACTGTCTTGCGAAGAGTGGATTGGCGGCATCTGACCTCGAGATCGAGATCACCGAGGGAATCCTCATGGTCAACTCACACGACAATCTCGATAAGCTGCAGAAGATACGCGAGCTGGGGGTGCGCATCTCTATCGACGACTTCGGCACAGGATTTTGCAGCTTCTCCTACCTGCTGCAATATCAGGTGGACCGGCTGAAGATCGATCAGAGTTTTGTGAGGCAGGCAGAGACGGATATTAATGCCGCGTCGGTGGTCAGAACGATTATTGCGATGTCGCATGGGTTGAACATCAAGGTGGTGGCCGAAGGCGTTGAGACCGACGAGCAGTTACGCTTTCTTCTCCGCAAGAAATGCGACGAGGCGCAGGGCAATTTCCTGGGGCTCCCCGTCGCGGCAAGGGATTTTGCTGCTGCCGCGAGATTGTATGGCAGCAATATGGGCTCACTCCAGGGCCTGGAAGTGCGATGA
- a CDS encoding GlsB/YeaQ/YmgE family stress response membrane protein translates to MLHLLWTAIIGLVVGALAKLIIPGKEPGGIFITMLIGIAGAFLGTWIGRAVGHYQPDQSAGFLMSLVGALILLGIYHLIRRSQTA, encoded by the coding sequence ATGCTTCATCTGCTGTGGACGGCAATCATTGGTCTTGTTGTAGGCGCGCTTGCCAAGCTCATCATTCCCGGCAAGGAGCCGGGCGGAATCTTCATCACCATGCTGATTGGCATTGCGGGAGCCTTTCTTGGGACCTGGATTGGCCGTGCCGTTGGCCACTACCAACCGGATCAATCCGCAGGCTTCCTGATGTCGCTTGTCGGCGCCCTTATTCTGCTCGGCATCTACCATTTGATCAGACGCAGCCAGACAGCCTGA
- a CDS encoding DUF763 domain-containing protein, which yields MKRSGTADLPLHGGRVPPWLAARMTELGTAIAEHIVLEYGPSEFLTRLSDPFWFQAFGCVMGMDWHSSGITTSVMGALKRGLNSRFSELGLAVCGGRGRHSVRTPDELRAFSMKTGLDGDALARTSRLTARVDNNAVVDGFQLYLHSFVVTRAGEWVVVQQGMNPGNHLARRYHWHSTTVRDFVSDPHTAILGKPQGTILNLVDARAEKAQRALLTIAKEPVEASLQEARKLTMPGHHDVRAKDVDVKRLGAVLAVAHERELRDFASLLLVEGLGPRTLQSLALIAEVVHGAPSRFSDPARFSFAHGGKDGHPFPVPLKTYDESLAILRRSLEAARLGHTEKVEGFKRLDRLTRTVEEDRQPLADFSAAIENERRISASVGGRTVFDDRRERKGPKATGQQSLF from the coding sequence ATGAAACGATCTGGAACAGCCGATCTTCCCCTGCACGGTGGACGAGTGCCGCCCTGGCTCGCGGCTCGGATGACAGAACTGGGTACGGCGATTGCAGAGCACATCGTTCTTGAATATGGACCGAGTGAGTTTTTGACGCGGTTGAGTGATCCGTTCTGGTTTCAGGCTTTCGGCTGTGTGATGGGAATGGACTGGCACTCGTCCGGCATCACGACGTCGGTGATGGGAGCGTTAAAGCGGGGGCTGAACTCGCGTTTTTCCGAGCTTGGTCTGGCGGTGTGCGGAGGGCGTGGCCGGCATTCTGTTCGTACTCCCGATGAGCTTCGCGCGTTCTCGATGAAGACCGGTCTCGATGGTGACGCTCTTGCCCGCACCAGCCGACTTACGGCTCGCGTGGATAACAACGCTGTGGTCGATGGGTTCCAGCTTTATCTGCACTCGTTCGTTGTGACCAGGGCGGGCGAATGGGTGGTGGTGCAGCAGGGAATGAATCCTGGGAATCATCTGGCGCGTCGCTACCATTGGCACTCCACGACGGTGCGAGATTTCGTGTCCGATCCGCATACTGCAATTCTGGGTAAGCCTCAGGGCACGATTCTCAATCTGGTAGACGCTCGCGCTGAGAAGGCCCAGCGAGCTTTGCTGACGATTGCGAAAGAGCCGGTGGAGGCGTCGCTGCAAGAAGCGCGCAAGCTGACGATGCCGGGTCACCATGACGTTCGTGCGAAGGACGTCGACGTGAAGCGGCTTGGGGCGGTGCTTGCCGTCGCACATGAGCGAGAGCTTCGCGACTTCGCTTCACTGCTGCTGGTGGAAGGTCTGGGACCACGAACGCTGCAATCCCTCGCTTTGATCGCCGAAGTGGTGCACGGAGCGCCGAGCCGCTTTTCCGATCCGGCACGTTTTTCCTTCGCGCACGGCGGTAAAGACGGGCATCCGTTTCCGGTGCCGCTTAAAACCTACGATGAATCGCTGGCGATACTGCGGCGGTCGCTGGAGGCGGCGCGCCTGGGACATACGGAAAAGGTTGAAGGCTTCAAACGACTGGATCGTCTGACGCGAACGGTGGAGGAAGATCGACAACCGCTGGCTGACTTTAGCGCGGCGATAGAGAATGAGCGCCGCATCTCCGCGTCTGTAGGCGGAAGGACGGTCTTTGACGATCGCCGCGAAAGAAAAGGTCCGAAGGCGACGGGACAGCAATCGCTCTTCTAA